TATAAATGGAATGGTATTTGGTGAAGATGGGCATAAGATGAGTAAGAGTAGGGGTAATGTTGTTGAGCCAGATGAAATAACAGAGAAGTATGGAGCAGATGCTTTAAGATTGTGGGCAAGTAATAGCGTTATTGGAGATGATGTTCCATTTGCATGGAAAGAGGTTGATTATGGATACAGGTTTTTGAGGAAGTTCTGGAATGCGTGTAGGTTTGCTAAGATGAATATTGATGATGAATTGATTGAAAAATTGAAGAAAGAAGAAATAAGCATAGACAACCCAGTTGATTTGTGGATTTTGAGCAAATTACAAAAACTCATTAAGAGGGTTACTGAGGACTTAGAGGCATACAGGTTCAACACAATAGTTGAGATTCAAAAGTTCGTATGGCATGAGTTTTGCGACAATTACATTGAGATGATTAAGCATAGACTTTACAGCAAAGATGAAGATGAGGAAAGTAAAAAATCAAAATTACAAGCACAATGGACATTATACTATGTAATAAGCACTTTGTTGAGGTTAATAGCACCATTCACACCACACTTTGCTGACTATGTTGGAGAGATTTATAAGGTGGATAACCTCCACTTCTCATGGCCAAAGGTTAGAGAAGAGTTCATTAGCGACAAAAATGAATACATTGGAGAAGTTGCTAAGAATACAGTTGCATCAATAAGAAGATTCAAAGCAAATAAAGGAATGCCTTTAAATGCGCCATTGAATGTTGTTGAGATTTACACAAATGACAAAGATGCTTATGAAGCACTGCTAAAATCCCAAGATGACATAAAAGGGGCAATGAAAATAAAGGAGTTAAAAATAATATTCGGAAAACCAACATTAGAGCAAAAGATTGTTGAAGTTATTCCAAACAAATCAAAAATAGGTCCAGAATTCAAGAAGAATGCAAAGAACGTCATGGACTTCATCAAAAATGCAGATGAAGAGACAATTGAGAAAATATTGAGTGAGGGGTTAGAGACAGAATGGGGAAGAATAACAAAAGAGCACATAAAAGATGTCAAGAGAGCAATTATAAGTGAAGGAGAAGTTGTTGAGGCAGTGAATATTGAGGATGTCGTGGATACAATAGCAATCATCCGCTAAATTTTAACAATTTTTTGTATATTGTCATTAAAAATTTAAAAGCATCTAATTATTGTTTTTAGTTTTTTGGACTTTATAATAGGGTTTCTACCATTTTAAAGAGATTTGTGAAAGGATATGGGTTTGAATAATTTTTTTCTTTTAAATCCTCATAATGGTTTTTTATATAAGTCCAGAAATCTACTGTAATTCCTGCTTTTAAGTATCTTTCTGCAAAGTTAGTTTCATCATCGATATTTTCATCACCTACACAAGATAAAAAAATAGAAATTCCATTTATGAATTTATCAAAATCAGCATAGTTTGTATCATTAACTTCTTTTAAGATTGTCATTAAATCCTTAAACCTAATGACATTTTCTATGAAATCGTTCTTATCAGATATGTGTTTTTTAAGTTCTGAAAGTTTTGCAGCATTTAATAAATTATTTTTGGATATTATGCCAATATAATGATCAAAATAAGGAGTTGACCTTTTAGCATATCCTCCTGAAAACGCCGTGGTTATATATTTTAAATGCTTAATTCTATAATTATATCGTTTAACTTCCAGATATTTTTCAGGATAAACCTCATAAAGAATTATAAAATACAAAACAAAAACCGTATCAAGTAAATATCCAACTTTTCTCTTGTTTCCATTCTCTTCAACAATTCTTATTATTTCTGGAATTAATTCATTTTTATCCAATCCTAAATTTTTAATCCTTACAAGAAGTTCATACTTATTCAAAACCTTCTTTAAATGTCTTGGATTTGTGAAATTAATTGATTTAAAGAATTTTTCAAGTTTTTCAGCAGTATCGTCATCATTAAAAAACTCATATTGTTTAATAAATTTCTTCAATTCAAAATCTTTTGGCATACTAAATGATATATTAAAAATCTTTTCTAAATATTCTTCTGCTTTTATAATGTCCCCATATTTTGTTTTAATTGCTTTAGAAACTGCTTCTTTATCAACTGCAACGAAATAAATAATATTTTTCCCACAAGCAAAAAATAACTTAATTGATGCCAATAAGTCCAAAATATGCTCTGGCTCACATCTGTCAAGTTCGTCAATAAATACAATAAGTGTTTTATCTTTAAGTATATCTGAAATATATTTAAATTCACTTATAAGTTCATCAATTTCTTTATAATGGGATTTTATTTCGTTCATTTTTTCAAAATGTTCTATTGTATCTTTTGGATTATAACTAATTGGAAATATTGGGGAAAAATTAATAGAAAAACCTTTTAAAATTCCACCAAAAACATTGAAACCGGTTTTTAAAATCTTGTCTTTTGCTATTTTAATATTGTGCTTAAATCTACCATCTTTTTCTAATTCATCCAAAATAAATTCCAATAAAGAATAAGGCAAATTATCATCTCTTTCATAAAGCCATGCATTAAAAATTATGCATTTGAAGTTCTCTTCTTTGTTTAGTTCATCGTGGATATATTTAATAACGCTACTCTTCCCACTTCCCCAATTTCCATAAAGAACTATCATATTATTCTTTCTTAAATAGTCTCTATTACCAGAATCTTTAATAAACTCTTTTATAAATTCTGCTTTTTCTTTTGTTCCCAAAAAATCATTTTTTAATAAATCTGCTGGTGTATCTGGTAGCATAAATATCCCCAATTTATTTTAAAATCTTCTTAAAATCAATTTCAAAATCTTCCCTGCTCTTAACAATTCCAATTATCTCAATATTCCCAACTTTCTCAATTGTTTCAAAGGTTTTTTCATAATATAGAACTTCACTCAAATCAGTTATGCAGTTAATGATAACTCCCCTAACATTAATCCCCTTGTTCCTCAAATGCTCAACAGTTAATAAAGTGTGGTTTATAGTTCCTAAATTAGGTCTTGAAACAACAACCGCATCCAAATCTAAAAACTTAATCAAATCACTCATTAAAAAATTCTCTTTTATTGGAACGCAAACTCCTCCTGCTCCTTCAACAATCAAAAAATCATGTCTTTCTTTTAAAGTTTCATAGGCATTCTTTATTTTCTCTTTTATCTCATCCAAAGAGATGTCATAATTTTCAACTTCAAAAGCAATGTTTGGAGATAAAGGAAGTTTTAAATTAATAGGGTTCATCAAATCCAAATCATCATCAGTTTTTAAGATATTTTTTAAGGTTAGAGTGTCCTCTCTTCCTCCGGTCTCAATTGGTTTTAAATACCCAACATTAACACCCATTTTCTTTAAATTCTCTGCCAAAATTGATGAGATATAAGTTTTCCCTACACCAGTGTCTGTTCCTGTTACAAATATCATTTTATCACCTTTTCAAAATTCCTGCCAATGGGATAAATATTTTATCAAAACCTATAAAAATGATAATTTCAATTATTATAATTATAATTATCATTAAGTGATTATCATGTTTATCAACAGAGAGGAAGAACTTAAAGCACTAAGTGAAAAACTTAATAGCAATACGTTTGAATTTGTAGTTATTTATGGGAGAAGAAGGATAGGAAAAACAAAATTAGCATTAAAAAGTGTAGAAAACAAAGAGCATATTTACTACTTAGCAGTTGAAGGAGATAATTTAAAGCATTTTAAAAGATACGCATCAAAGGTAGTACCAACAATTGAATATGCCAGAGAGGATTGGGAGGCATATTTTAATTTTTTAAAGGATAAAATCATTATTATTGATGAGTTTCCAAATTTAATTAAAGAAAACCCAAATATTCTATCTTTATTCCAAAGAATTGTGGATGTTCATTTGAAAGATACAAAAACAAAACTTATTATTCTTGGTTCATCAATATCCATGATGGGAGAGAAAGTTTTAAGTTATAAATCCCCACTTTATGGGAGGAAAACGGGCGTTTTAAAAATTAAGCCGTTAAAATTTAAGCATTTAAAGGAATTTTTCCCCAATGCAACTTGGAAGGAACTTGTTGAGATTTATGGTTTTGCAGATGGAATTCCCTACTATCTTGAAAAAATCAAACTGCCATTTTGGGATTATTTAGAGGAAGAAATTAAAAGAGTTGATAGTTTTTTGAAGTATGAGGTTGATTTTTTGATGAAGTATGAATTTGAAGAACCAACAACTTACAAAAAGATACTTGAAGCAATTTCCTTTGGTAATCATTCACTTGGGGAGATAAAGAATTATTTAGGTATTAAGCATTCAGATATAACACCATATTTAAAGAATCTAATTGAGACGGAGTTCATTGAGAGGGAAATTCCAATAACCGAAAGTCCAAAAACAAAAAGGGGAAGGTATTATATTAAGGATAATTTCATTGCTTTTTATTTTAGATACATCTTCCCAAATTTGTCTGCGATTGAAGAGGGTATTTTTGAGATTGGGGAGATAAAGAATGACTATAATCAATATTTGGGCTTTGTTTTTGAAAAAGTTGCTAAGGAATTTTTAATTGAACTCAATAAAAACAATAAATTACCATTTAAATTTTTGAATATTGGGAGATGGTGGAAAAAGGGGGAAGAGGTCGATTTAATTGCTTTAAATAAAAATGAGAAAAGGGTGTTATTTGTTGAAGTTAAATGGAAGAATTTGAAAGGTAAAGATGTTAAAAAAATACTTAATGATTTAAAAAGAAAATCAGAACTTGTTGGATTGGATGATTATGAGAAATATTATGCCATTATTGGGAGAAGAGTCGAGAATAAAGAGGATAAGGATTGTTTGTTGTTTGATTTAGGTGATTTTGATAGATGTCTTTAATTTTCTCACACAACAATTCAAAGTCCTCCTTTTTGTGACTAACATTTATACTTACCCTTATTCTCTCTAAACCTTTAGGAACTGTTGGATACCTAATCCCAACACAAAAGATGTTATTTTTTATTAAATGCTCAGCAATAAGCATAGTTTTTTCTTTAAAAATAAATGGGTAGATTGGGGTTAGATTATTCTCCTTAATAAATCCATTTTTCTTAAAAATCCCATTTGCTATTTTTATGTTTTTTTGAAGTTCTTTAACAACATCTCCCCTTTCAATAATCTCAAATGCCTTAATGCAACCTTCAACAACATGTGGAGGGAGAGCAGTTGAATAAATAAAACTCCTCGAAGTGTTTATTAAATACTCTACAACCTCATCAATCCCACAAACAAATCCTCCTAAACCACCAATTGCCTTTGATAAAGTCCCAATTTGGATGATATTGTCAGAAGGTTTTAAATTGAAGTGCTTTAATGTTCCTTTTCCATCTCCCAAAACCCCTGTTCCATGTGCATCATCAATAATCAAAATGGCATTAAACTCATCCGCTATTTTCTTTAAATCTCTAAGAGGGGCAACATCACCATCCATACTAAAAACGCCATCAGTTATAATAAATAAATTGTTGTATTTTTTCCAATTCTCCTCGATTAAATTGGCTAAATGCTCCACATCACAATGATTGTAAATCAAAACATCTGCCTTACTTAACCTACAACCGTCAATGATAGAGGCGTGGTTAAGTTTATCGCTCAAAATTAAATCCCCTTTTTTGCAGAGTGCAGATATAACCCCAACATTTGTTGCATAACCAGACGAATAAACCAATGCCCTCTCTGTTTCTTTAAACTCTGCTATTTTTTCTTCCAATCTTTGATGGTTTATATTTCCAGATGTTAATCTTGAACCAGTTGAACCAACCCCATACTTCAGCCCTTCTTTTACTGCTTCAATAACTTCTGGATGCTTTGATAGGCATAGATAATCATTTGAGGAAAAATCTAAAATGTTATCTCTTTTTTCTCTCAAAAATCTATACAATCCATTGCTTTTTATAATTTCAATCTCTCTCTTTAACTTTTCCCTAAACATAAAAATCCCTTTTTATTTTATAATGAATGGCTTGTTTTCTAATTTGTTTATTAAATCTTCTATATCAACATCATTTTTAACAAAAAATACTCTTCCTCCATTCTCTCCTTTTTCTTTTAAATTTGTAATTCTAAAATATCCCTTTTTAGTTGCAACATAGCCGGTTGTGTAACTTTTGTTGTCTGAGGTGCAGAGCTCCGCTATAATCCCTAAATGAATAACCTTAGATGCAATTGCAATAGCATCAACAGTCCTCTCTGTCCCCAATTTTTCCTTTAAAATCTTCTCCTTTAGTTCTTTTGTTGTATCAATGTTTTTAACCCTAACCCCTCTTTCTTTATCTGGCTCCAACCTCTCCCCTCTTAAATTTAAAATTGCCGCCCCTCTCATTCCTCCTTTATCAATAATCTTGAATGCATAATCTATTAATTCATCTGAAATACCCTCATTTTTTAATAACTCTCTTGCCTTTTCTCTTGCTTCTCTTTTATTTTTGCATTCTATTGTTTTTATTGGCAAGTGGTCAATATATTCTATCTCCTCTTTAATCTCCTCAATCTTTAAGTTTATAAAGTCAGGTGTTCCATTTTCGTGCATTAGGGCTCTTTTTATTAATTCATTTGCTACAAGTTCAATTTCCTCTTTATTTACAATTCTCTCTGCTCCAGAAATATGCTTTCCATTCTTTGATGCTCTCATTTTTATACTATACATCTAATTCACCATATTCAATTTTACTTTATTTTACTTTTTTATTTAAATTAAAATTTTGTTAAATTACCTAAAATTGGAAATTTTAAGATTATGGACAGTGCCTTATTCCTTGAAAATCTATAGCGTTATAGCATGAAAATTTTAGACGATATTGAATTTTATTTTGATCTTGTTATTTTACATTTGTCATGATTAATCATTAAAGTAAAAACGCAGAATTTGTCATTATTTTTCATTAAAAACATTTATCACGATTTATAATGAGCAAAAAAGTATATATATTTGTTTTTTCAATGTATTATCAAGTGTAAAATTCCTGATGGCAAGCGAGTTGTTTTATACGAAATTAAAAATCACAAAAACCACGGGGGTGGTATTATGGAAACAAGATTAAACAACATTAACAACCTTAACCATGAAGTTGCTGAGGATATTGAGCAAATCACAACTGACCTAAAGAGACCATTTAGAGGTAGCAAATTGGTAGAAATCTTAGGGTATGTTGTAGGTTTGATTGTAATTGGCTCTGTATTGGTATAAAATGGCAACAAATAAAGAGCATTGGGATACATGATAAATAAAAGAAAATAAAATAAACGAATAAGCAGATTAAAACAAAAATAAAAACTTGCTATTTTCACAGTAAAAGGCAATATATATTGTTTATAAATTTAGGATGCTATTTTCAGGAGGATTATCACGATTAATAATGATCAAATTATCGTAATTTTAACAATTTAAAAATTTAGATGCATAGTCATTAGATTTTCTAATGTATATTTTTGCTATTAAATTTGCTTTAAGAAAATTATTTATACCATTTTTTGCATTTTTAAAATTAAAATATTGGGGTGAATGTTATGAAAATTGATGTTACCGGAGATATATGCCCAGTGCCAGTATTGAAAACAAAAAAGGCATTAGAGCAATTAAAAGAAGGAGAAGAGTTAGAAGTCGTTGGAGATTACAAACCAGCATTAGAAAATATAAAAAGATTTGCAGAGAGTAATGGATATACTGTTGTTACTGCAGAGGAGACCGAAAATGGTTTTAGAATTGTTATCAAAAAATAAAGAGGTGGAAGTTTGAAATTTACCGTTATCATTACAACTGCCCCGTATGGAAAAGAGAGGGCATACTCAGCATTGAGATTTGCTTTAACTTCATTGTTGGAGGGAATTGAAGTAAATATCTTCTTAATTGAGGATGGAGTTTACGTTGCTAAGAAGAACCAAAATCCAGCAGAAGTTCCAAACTATTTGGAGTTTTTAAAGAACTGCATTGAAATGGGGGCAAAAGTTAAGGCATGTGGTCCATGTGGAAGGGCAAGGGGATTGAGTGATGAAGATTTAATTGAAGGCGTTGAGTTTGGAACAATGCATGATTTAGTTGCGTTTGTTAAGGAAAGTGATAAGGTAATTACGTTCTAATTAAATATAATACAAGTTATAACTTT
The sequence above is a segment of the Methanotorris igneus Kol 5 genome. Coding sequences within it:
- a CDS encoding KAP family P-loop NTPase fold protein gives rise to the protein MLPDTPADLLKNDFLGTKEKAEFIKEFIKDSGNRDYLRKNNMIVLYGNWGSGKSSVIKYIHDELNKEENFKCIIFNAWLYERDDNLPYSLLEFILDELEKDGRFKHNIKIAKDKILKTGFNVFGGILKGFSINFSPIFPISYNPKDTIEHFEKMNEIKSHYKEIDELISEFKYISDILKDKTLIVFIDELDRCEPEHILDLLASIKLFFACGKNIIYFVAVDKEAVSKAIKTKYGDIIKAEEYLEKIFNISFSMPKDFELKKFIKQYEFFNDDDTAEKLEKFFKSINFTNPRHLKKVLNKYELLVRIKNLGLDKNELIPEIIRIVEENGNKRKVGYLLDTVFVLYFIILYEVYPEKYLEVKRYNYRIKHLKYITTAFSGGYAKRSTPYFDHYIGIISKNNLLNAAKLSELKKHISDKNDFIENVIRFKDLMTILKEVNDTNYADFDKFINGISIFLSCVGDENIDDETNFAERYLKAGITVDFWTYIKNHYEDLKEKNYSNPYPFTNLFKMVETLL
- the bioD gene encoding dethiobiotin synthase; its protein translation is MIFVTGTDTGVGKTYISSILAENLKKMGVNVGYLKPIETGGREDTLTLKNILKTDDDLDLMNPINLKLPLSPNIAFEVENYDISLDEIKEKIKNAYETLKERHDFLIVEGAGGVCVPIKENFLMSDLIKFLDLDAVVVSRPNLGTINHTLLTVEHLRNKGINVRGVIINCITDLSEVLYYEKTFETIEKVGNIEIIGIVKSREDFEIDFKKILK
- a CDS encoding ATP-binding protein; the protein is MFINREEELKALSEKLNSNTFEFVVIYGRRRIGKTKLALKSVENKEHIYYLAVEGDNLKHFKRYASKVVPTIEYAREDWEAYFNFLKDKIIIIDEFPNLIKENPNILSLFQRIVDVHLKDTKTKLIILGSSISMMGEKVLSYKSPLYGRKTGVLKIKPLKFKHLKEFFPNATWKELVEIYGFADGIPYYLEKIKLPFWDYLEEEIKRVDSFLKYEVDFLMKYEFEEPTTYKKILEAISFGNHSLGEIKNYLGIKHSDITPYLKNLIETEFIEREIPITESPKTKRGRYYIKDNFIAFYFRYIFPNLSAIEEGIFEIGEIKNDYNQYLGFVFEKVAKEFLIELNKNNKLPFKFLNIGRWWKKGEEVDLIALNKNEKRVLFVEVKWKNLKGKDVKKILNDLKRKSELVGLDDYEKYYAIIGRRVENKEDKDCLLFDLGDFDRCL
- the bioF gene encoding 8-amino-7-oxononanoate synthase, with product MFREKLKREIEIIKSNGLYRFLREKRDNILDFSSNDYLCLSKHPEVIEAVKEGLKYGVGSTGSRLTSGNINHQRLEEKIAEFKETERALVYSSGYATNVGVISALCKKGDLILSDKLNHASIIDGCRLSKADVLIYNHCDVEHLANLIEENWKKYNNLFIITDGVFSMDGDVAPLRDLKKIADEFNAILIIDDAHGTGVLGDGKGTLKHFNLKPSDNIIQIGTLSKAIGGLGGFVCGIDEVVEYLINTSRSFIYSTALPPHVVEGCIKAFEIIERGDVVKELQKNIKIANGIFKKNGFIKENNLTPIYPFIFKEKTMLIAEHLIKNNIFCVGIRYPTVPKGLERIRVSINVSHKKEDFELLCEKIKDIYQNHLNQTTNNPYPLYSRLFSQ
- a CDS encoding 6-carboxyhexanoate--CoA ligase gives rise to the protein MYSIKMRASKNGKHISGAERIVNKEEIELVANELIKRALMHENGTPDFINLKIEEIKEEIEYIDHLPIKTIECKNKREAREKARELLKNEGISDELIDYAFKIIDKGGMRGAAILNLRGERLEPDKERGVRVKNIDTTKELKEKILKEKLGTERTVDAIAIASKVIHLGIIAELCTSDNKSYTTGYVATKKGYFRITNLKEKGENGGRVFFVKNDVDIEDLINKLENKPFIIK
- a CDS encoding sulfurtransferase TusA family protein: MKIDVTGDICPVPVLKTKKALEQLKEGEELEVVGDYKPALENIKRFAESNGYTVVTAEETENGFRIVIKK
- a CDS encoding DsrE/DsrF/TusD sulfur relay family protein, coding for MKFTVIITTAPYGKERAYSALRFALTSLLEGIEVNIFLIEDGVYVAKKNQNPAEVPNYLEFLKNCIEMGAKVKACGPCGRARGLSDEDLIEGVEFGTMHDLVAFVKESDKVITF